The Colias croceus chromosome 11, ilColCroc2.1 genome has a segment encoding these proteins:
- the LOC123695441 gene encoding BAG domain-containing protein Samui isoform X1: MESPVVVDKPPEYHGSANERGFPFDEEEGSGAWSELAARHPDIAARLRQRPATWARKRRPSSQDATDDFGDSFGGFDRFPFDDIPPEFREHFPSHWNRRFGSREEQPPSPPQPQSPPQQTAATQTEQNPGPSQTEEEQQLPQYGLRNTVDLGQKSPADPSLVDGEDRTHRSMSAPPDNRSANSRMSGHPQEHSPQQEQSSNVRHIPIFVEGRDEPVINKNVDHGTHFGETKQTYVPPPPKPHVDREQYFADDTPHGFHHPPNFSRSFATPFNKGFRQGPQPFSQQKMYPQNAFARGASPQRSQSPKPQMHPEEHFVKVPVYHDQAAPPSKPQPKQPSPQPKQPSPQRATQSPPQHPAPPKTPPQAPPQAPPKPAANDPITMILSIQTDVLNLMTEVENFTGTKKDKKYIYLDEMLTRNLIKLDNIETDGKENIRQARKEAIKCIQKCIAVLEAKAEKGNATPQPQDVEMQAADEKAAEQESVQNGDVEMKEENKEVKEEAKVEQPAQEMPENTETANTEAAKPLEAENKPDADKSEPSAEPAATDNKQEPAKVDAESVKNETTQPQVADTRPKDTKTPEPETKPTEQKEAEKKSPKKVTKVVKKRDKSKDKNVKDAKETANQETAKDNKETEKINVDIEKDSNKQENVDKIETMQVDAKGDKETMEVDGAASQ, encoded by the exons atggAATCTCCAGTTGTTGTTGATAAACCGCCAGAGTATCATGGGAGCGCGAATGAG CGCGGCTTCCCATTTGATGAGGAGGAGGGCAGCGGCGCGTGGAGCGAGCTAGCGGCGCGGCACCCGGACATTGCGGCGCGGCTCCGGCAGCGGCCCGCCACGTGGGCCAGGAAGCGCAGGCCCTCCAGCCAGGACGCGACTGACG ATTTCGGAGACAGTTTCGGCGGCTTCGACAGATTCCCCTTCGACGACATCCCGCCAGAGTTCAGAGAGCACTTCCCGTCACATTGGAACAGGAGGTTCGGTTCCCGGGAGGAACAACCGCCTTCACCGCCACAACCGCAGTCGCCCCCGCAGCAGACCGCCGCCACCCAGACTGAACAGAACCCCGGACCCTCACAGACAGAAGAAGAGCAGCAGCTACCACAATACGGATTAAGGAACACGGTCGATCTCGGCCAAAAGAGCCCAGCTGATCCCAGTCTGGTTGATGGTGAAGACAGAACACACAGGTCGATGTCAGCGCCGCCCGACAACAGATCAGCGAACAGCAGAATGAGCGGACACCCGCAGGAACACTCGCCCCAGCAGGAGCAATCCTCTAACGTTAGACACATACCGATTTTCGTGGAAGGCAGAGACGAGCCAGTGATAAATAAGAACGTCGATCATGGAACTCACTTCGGTGAGACAAAGCAGACCTACGTGCCACCTCCCCCGAAACCTCACGTAGATAGAGAACAGTATTTCGCCGATGACACTCCGCACGGCTTCCACCACCCGCCAAATTTCTCCAGATCCTTCGCCACGCCGTTCAACAAAGGCTTCAGGCAGGGACCGCAGCCGTTCTCTCAACAGAAGATGTACCCACAGAACGCGTTCGCTCGAGGCGCGTCGCCGCAGAGGTCGCAATCTCCCAAACCGCAGATGCATCCCGAGGAGCATTTCGTTAAAGTGCCCGTGTATCACGACCAGGCGGCACCTCCGTCCAAGCCCCAGCCGAAACAGCCCTCGCCCCAACCGAAGCAGCCCTCGCCCCAAAGAGCCACGCAGTCCCCGCCGCAGCACCCCGCGCCGCCGAAGACTCCGCCCCAGGCCCCTCCACAGGCGCCGCCAAAACCTGCCGCCAACGACCCCATCACTATGATCCTCAGTATTCAAACCGACGTCCTCAACCTCATGACTGAGGTCGAAAACTTTACTGGCaccaaaaaagacaaaaagtACATATACCTAGATGAGATGCTGACCAGGAATCTCATTAAATTAGACAACATAGAAACGGACGGCAAGGAGAACATTCGGCAGGCGAGGAAGGAGGCGATCAAGTGTATCCAAAAATGTATAGCTGTGTTAGAAGCCAAAGCCGAAAAGGGTAACGCGACTCCACAGCCGCAAGACGTAGAAATGCAAGCTGCAGATGAAAAGGCGGCTGAACAAGAATCTGTACAAAATGGTGACGTAGAAATGAAAGAGGAGAACAAAGAAGTCAAAGAGGAAGCTAAAGTAGAACAGCCAGCACAGGAAATGCCGGAAAATACAGAAACGGCCAATACTGAGGCTGCAAAACCTTTAGAAGCTGAAAACAAGCCAGATGCTGATAAATCTGAGCCTTCAGCGGAACCTGCTGCGACTGATAATAAACAAGAACCAGCTAAAGTTGACGCTGAAtcggttaaaaatgaaacaacacaaCCTCAAGTGGCGGACACACGGCCGAAGGACACCAAAACTCCCGAACCCGAAACAAAGCCGACTGAACAGAAGGAAGCTGAAAAGAAAAGTCCCAAAAAGGTCACGAAAGTCGTGAAGAAACGCGACAAGAGCAAAGACAAGAACGTCAAAGACGCCAAAGAGACGGCGAACCAGGAAACGGCGAAAGATAACAAAGAAACGGAGAAAATTAACGTAGATATCGAAAAAGATAGCAATAAGCAAGAAAATGTAGATAAAATAGAGACGATGCAAGTGGACGCTAAGGGGGACAAGGAAACGATGGAAGTCGACGGTGCTGCTAGTCAATAA
- the LOC123695441 gene encoding BAG domain-containing protein Samui isoform X3: MKRNRGFPFDEEEGSGAWSELAARHPDIAARLRQRPATWARKRRPSSQDATDDFGDSFGGFDRFPFDDIPPEFREHFPSHWNRRFGSREEQPPSPPQPQSPPQQTAATQTEQNPGPSQTEEEQQLPQYGLRNTVDLGQKSPADPSLVDGEDRTHRSMSAPPDNRSANSRMSGHPQEHSPQQEQSSNVRHIPIFVEGRDEPVINKNVDHGTHFGETKQTYVPPPPKPHVDREQYFADDTPHGFHHPPNFSRSFATPFNKGFRQGPQPFSQQKMYPQNAFARGASPQRSQSPKPQMHPEEHFVKVPVYHDQAAPPSKPQPKQPSPQPKQPSPQRATQSPPQHPAPPKTPPQAPPQAPPKPAANDPITMILSIQTDVLNLMTEVENFTGTKKDKKYIYLDEMLTRNLIKLDNIETDGKENIRQARKEAIKCIQKCIAVLEAKAEKGNATPQPQDVEMQAADEKAAEQESVQNGDVEMKEENKEVKEEAKVEQPAQEMPENTETANTEAAKPLEAENKPDADKSEPSAEPAATDNKQEPAKVDAESVKNETTQPQVADTRPKDTKTPEPETKPTEQKEAEKKSPKKVTKVVKKRDKSKDKNVKDAKETANQETAKDNKETEKINVDIEKDSNKQENVDKIETMQVDAKGDKETMEVDGAASQ, from the exons CGCGGCTTCCCATTTGATGAGGAGGAGGGCAGCGGCGCGTGGAGCGAGCTAGCGGCGCGGCACCCGGACATTGCGGCGCGGCTCCGGCAGCGGCCCGCCACGTGGGCCAGGAAGCGCAGGCCCTCCAGCCAGGACGCGACTGACG ATTTCGGAGACAGTTTCGGCGGCTTCGACAGATTCCCCTTCGACGACATCCCGCCAGAGTTCAGAGAGCACTTCCCGTCACATTGGAACAGGAGGTTCGGTTCCCGGGAGGAACAACCGCCTTCACCGCCACAACCGCAGTCGCCCCCGCAGCAGACCGCCGCCACCCAGACTGAACAGAACCCCGGACCCTCACAGACAGAAGAAGAGCAGCAGCTACCACAATACGGATTAAGGAACACGGTCGATCTCGGCCAAAAGAGCCCAGCTGATCCCAGTCTGGTTGATGGTGAAGACAGAACACACAGGTCGATGTCAGCGCCGCCCGACAACAGATCAGCGAACAGCAGAATGAGCGGACACCCGCAGGAACACTCGCCCCAGCAGGAGCAATCCTCTAACGTTAGACACATACCGATTTTCGTGGAAGGCAGAGACGAGCCAGTGATAAATAAGAACGTCGATCATGGAACTCACTTCGGTGAGACAAAGCAGACCTACGTGCCACCTCCCCCGAAACCTCACGTAGATAGAGAACAGTATTTCGCCGATGACACTCCGCACGGCTTCCACCACCCGCCAAATTTCTCCAGATCCTTCGCCACGCCGTTCAACAAAGGCTTCAGGCAGGGACCGCAGCCGTTCTCTCAACAGAAGATGTACCCACAGAACGCGTTCGCTCGAGGCGCGTCGCCGCAGAGGTCGCAATCTCCCAAACCGCAGATGCATCCCGAGGAGCATTTCGTTAAAGTGCCCGTGTATCACGACCAGGCGGCACCTCCGTCCAAGCCCCAGCCGAAACAGCCCTCGCCCCAACCGAAGCAGCCCTCGCCCCAAAGAGCCACGCAGTCCCCGCCGCAGCACCCCGCGCCGCCGAAGACTCCGCCCCAGGCCCCTCCACAGGCGCCGCCAAAACCTGCCGCCAACGACCCCATCACTATGATCCTCAGTATTCAAACCGACGTCCTCAACCTCATGACTGAGGTCGAAAACTTTACTGGCaccaaaaaagacaaaaagtACATATACCTAGATGAGATGCTGACCAGGAATCTCATTAAATTAGACAACATAGAAACGGACGGCAAGGAGAACATTCGGCAGGCGAGGAAGGAGGCGATCAAGTGTATCCAAAAATGTATAGCTGTGTTAGAAGCCAAAGCCGAAAAGGGTAACGCGACTCCACAGCCGCAAGACGTAGAAATGCAAGCTGCAGATGAAAAGGCGGCTGAACAAGAATCTGTACAAAATGGTGACGTAGAAATGAAAGAGGAGAACAAAGAAGTCAAAGAGGAAGCTAAAGTAGAACAGCCAGCACAGGAAATGCCGGAAAATACAGAAACGGCCAATACTGAGGCTGCAAAACCTTTAGAAGCTGAAAACAAGCCAGATGCTGATAAATCTGAGCCTTCAGCGGAACCTGCTGCGACTGATAATAAACAAGAACCAGCTAAAGTTGACGCTGAAtcggttaaaaatgaaacaacacaaCCTCAAGTGGCGGACACACGGCCGAAGGACACCAAAACTCCCGAACCCGAAACAAAGCCGACTGAACAGAAGGAAGCTGAAAAGAAAAGTCCCAAAAAGGTCACGAAAGTCGTGAAGAAACGCGACAAGAGCAAAGACAAGAACGTCAAAGACGCCAAAGAGACGGCGAACCAGGAAACGGCGAAAGATAACAAAGAAACGGAGAAAATTAACGTAGATATCGAAAAAGATAGCAATAAGCAAGAAAATGTAGATAAAATAGAGACGATGCAAGTGGACGCTAAGGGGGACAAGGAAACGATGGAAGTCGACGGTGCTGCTAGTCAATAA
- the LOC123695441 gene encoding BAG domain-containing protein Samui isoform X2, whose product MFEMPFRGSRFRGFPFDEEEGSGAWSELAARHPDIAARLRQRPATWARKRRPSSQDATDDFGDSFGGFDRFPFDDIPPEFREHFPSHWNRRFGSREEQPPSPPQPQSPPQQTAATQTEQNPGPSQTEEEQQLPQYGLRNTVDLGQKSPADPSLVDGEDRTHRSMSAPPDNRSANSRMSGHPQEHSPQQEQSSNVRHIPIFVEGRDEPVINKNVDHGTHFGETKQTYVPPPPKPHVDREQYFADDTPHGFHHPPNFSRSFATPFNKGFRQGPQPFSQQKMYPQNAFARGASPQRSQSPKPQMHPEEHFVKVPVYHDQAAPPSKPQPKQPSPQPKQPSPQRATQSPPQHPAPPKTPPQAPPQAPPKPAANDPITMILSIQTDVLNLMTEVENFTGTKKDKKYIYLDEMLTRNLIKLDNIETDGKENIRQARKEAIKCIQKCIAVLEAKAEKGNATPQPQDVEMQAADEKAAEQESVQNGDVEMKEENKEVKEEAKVEQPAQEMPENTETANTEAAKPLEAENKPDADKSEPSAEPAATDNKQEPAKVDAESVKNETTQPQVADTRPKDTKTPEPETKPTEQKEAEKKSPKKVTKVVKKRDKSKDKNVKDAKETANQETAKDNKETEKINVDIEKDSNKQENVDKIETMQVDAKGDKETMEVDGAASQ is encoded by the exons CGCGGCTTCCCATTTGATGAGGAGGAGGGCAGCGGCGCGTGGAGCGAGCTAGCGGCGCGGCACCCGGACATTGCGGCGCGGCTCCGGCAGCGGCCCGCCACGTGGGCCAGGAAGCGCAGGCCCTCCAGCCAGGACGCGACTGACG ATTTCGGAGACAGTTTCGGCGGCTTCGACAGATTCCCCTTCGACGACATCCCGCCAGAGTTCAGAGAGCACTTCCCGTCACATTGGAACAGGAGGTTCGGTTCCCGGGAGGAACAACCGCCTTCACCGCCACAACCGCAGTCGCCCCCGCAGCAGACCGCCGCCACCCAGACTGAACAGAACCCCGGACCCTCACAGACAGAAGAAGAGCAGCAGCTACCACAATACGGATTAAGGAACACGGTCGATCTCGGCCAAAAGAGCCCAGCTGATCCCAGTCTGGTTGATGGTGAAGACAGAACACACAGGTCGATGTCAGCGCCGCCCGACAACAGATCAGCGAACAGCAGAATGAGCGGACACCCGCAGGAACACTCGCCCCAGCAGGAGCAATCCTCTAACGTTAGACACATACCGATTTTCGTGGAAGGCAGAGACGAGCCAGTGATAAATAAGAACGTCGATCATGGAACTCACTTCGGTGAGACAAAGCAGACCTACGTGCCACCTCCCCCGAAACCTCACGTAGATAGAGAACAGTATTTCGCCGATGACACTCCGCACGGCTTCCACCACCCGCCAAATTTCTCCAGATCCTTCGCCACGCCGTTCAACAAAGGCTTCAGGCAGGGACCGCAGCCGTTCTCTCAACAGAAGATGTACCCACAGAACGCGTTCGCTCGAGGCGCGTCGCCGCAGAGGTCGCAATCTCCCAAACCGCAGATGCATCCCGAGGAGCATTTCGTTAAAGTGCCCGTGTATCACGACCAGGCGGCACCTCCGTCCAAGCCCCAGCCGAAACAGCCCTCGCCCCAACCGAAGCAGCCCTCGCCCCAAAGAGCCACGCAGTCCCCGCCGCAGCACCCCGCGCCGCCGAAGACTCCGCCCCAGGCCCCTCCACAGGCGCCGCCAAAACCTGCCGCCAACGACCCCATCACTATGATCCTCAGTATTCAAACCGACGTCCTCAACCTCATGACTGAGGTCGAAAACTTTACTGGCaccaaaaaagacaaaaagtACATATACCTAGATGAGATGCTGACCAGGAATCTCATTAAATTAGACAACATAGAAACGGACGGCAAGGAGAACATTCGGCAGGCGAGGAAGGAGGCGATCAAGTGTATCCAAAAATGTATAGCTGTGTTAGAAGCCAAAGCCGAAAAGGGTAACGCGACTCCACAGCCGCAAGACGTAGAAATGCAAGCTGCAGATGAAAAGGCGGCTGAACAAGAATCTGTACAAAATGGTGACGTAGAAATGAAAGAGGAGAACAAAGAAGTCAAAGAGGAAGCTAAAGTAGAACAGCCAGCACAGGAAATGCCGGAAAATACAGAAACGGCCAATACTGAGGCTGCAAAACCTTTAGAAGCTGAAAACAAGCCAGATGCTGATAAATCTGAGCCTTCAGCGGAACCTGCTGCGACTGATAATAAACAAGAACCAGCTAAAGTTGACGCTGAAtcggttaaaaatgaaacaacacaaCCTCAAGTGGCGGACACACGGCCGAAGGACACCAAAACTCCCGAACCCGAAACAAAGCCGACTGAACAGAAGGAAGCTGAAAAGAAAAGTCCCAAAAAGGTCACGAAAGTCGTGAAGAAACGCGACAAGAGCAAAGACAAGAACGTCAAAGACGCCAAAGAGACGGCGAACCAGGAAACGGCGAAAGATAACAAAGAAACGGAGAAAATTAACGTAGATATCGAAAAAGATAGCAATAAGCAAGAAAATGTAGATAAAATAGAGACGATGCAAGTGGACGCTAAGGGGGACAAGGAAACGATGGAAGTCGACGGTGCTGCTAGTCAATAA